A portion of the Halobacillus ihumii genome contains these proteins:
- the sdhB gene encoding succinate dehydrogenase iron-sulfur subunit encodes MSENKTVTFVITRQDDPESSPYEETFNIPYRQNMNVISALMEIRRNPVNADGKETTPVFWEMGCLEEVCGACSMVINGTPRQSCTALVDQLEQPIKLAPMTTFPVNRDLAVDRSRMFDSLKKVKAWVPIDGTYDLGPGPKMPESKRQWAYELSKCMTCGVCLEACPNVNSKSDFIGPASLSQVRLKNAHPTGAMNKSERLQTIMDEEGLMGCGNAQNCVESCPKGIPLTTSIAALNRDTAIESFKSFFGSDERV; translated from the coding sequence ATGAGCGAAAATAAAACGGTTACGTTTGTCATTACGCGCCAAGACGATCCCGAATCTAGTCCTTACGAAGAAACGTTTAACATTCCCTATCGTCAAAATATGAACGTTATTTCCGCATTAATGGAGATCCGTAGAAATCCAGTGAATGCTGATGGAAAAGAAACAACGCCAGTATTTTGGGAAATGGGATGTCTGGAGGAAGTTTGCGGCGCATGTTCTATGGTGATAAACGGAACGCCAAGACAATCTTGTACAGCACTTGTGGATCAGTTAGAGCAGCCAATCAAATTAGCTCCGATGACAACATTTCCGGTAAACCGTGACTTAGCTGTCGATAGAAGCCGTATGTTTGACTCCTTGAAAAAGGTAAAAGCCTGGGTGCCAATCGATGGGACTTACGATCTTGGACCAGGACCAAAAATGCCGGAAAGCAAGCGTCAGTGGGCATATGAACTATCTAAATGTATGACATGCGGGGTCTGCTTAGAAGCTTGTCCCAATGTAAATAGCAAGTCTGATTTTATTGGACCAGCATCACTTTCTCAGGTCCGCCTGAAAAACGCTCACCCAACAGGGGCAATGAATAAGAGTGAAAGATTGCAAACGATCATGGACGAGGAAGGCCTGATGGGATGCGGAAACGCGCAGAACTGTGTGGAATCATGTCCTAAAGGAATTCCTTTGACAACTTCAATTGCTGCACTTAATCGTGACACAGCCATTGAATCGTTCAAGAGCTTCTTTGGAAGTGATGAGCGAGTTTAA
- the sdhA gene encoding succinate dehydrogenase flavoprotein subunit produces the protein MSNKNIVIVGGGLAGLMAAIKAAEQGVHVDMLSLVPVKRSHSVCAQGGINGAVNTKGEGDSPWEHFDDTVYGGDFLANQPPVKAMCDAAPSIIHLLDRMGVMFNRTPEGLLDFRRFGGTQHHRTAFAGATTGQQLLYALDEQVRRHEVNGLVTKYENWEFLSAIIDEDGIGRGVVGQNLKDHEIKAFPADAVIMASGGPGIIFGKSTNSVINTGSAAGSLYQQGVKYANGEFIQIHPTAIPGDDKLRLMSESARGEGGRIWTYKDGEPWYFLEEKYPAYGNLVPRDIATREIFDVCVNQKLGINGENMVYLDLSHKDPKELDVKLGGIIEIYEKFVGDDPKKVPMKIFPAVHYSMGGMWVDFDQMTNIPGIFAAGECDYSQHGGNRLGANSLLSAIYGGMVAGPNAVKYTEGLETISDDMSSSLFDAKLKEEQEKFEKIMSMDGDENAYQIHKELGEWMTDNVTVVRENDKLLKTDEKIVELMERYERININDTSRWSNQGAMFTRQLWNMLQLARVITQGAYNRNESRGAHYKPDYPERNDEEFLKTTIASYDRENNKPVISYEKVDTSLLEPRKRDYSKSK, from the coding sequence ATGTCGAATAAAAATATTGTTATAGTTGGTGGAGGTCTTGCGGGACTTATGGCAGCTATTAAGGCAGCAGAGCAGGGTGTACATGTCGATATGCTGTCACTAGTGCCGGTAAAGCGTTCTCACTCTGTTTGTGCTCAAGGCGGCATTAACGGCGCTGTTAATACAAAAGGTGAGGGTGATTCACCTTGGGAACACTTTGATGATACGGTTTATGGTGGCGACTTTTTAGCTAACCAGCCGCCCGTTAAGGCTATGTGCGATGCAGCACCAAGCATCATTCATCTGTTGGACCGTATGGGTGTTATGTTTAACCGTACGCCCGAAGGTTTGCTTGATTTCCGCCGCTTTGGCGGAACACAGCATCACCGTACTGCATTTGCCGGAGCTACAACTGGACAACAGTTGTTGTACGCTCTTGATGAACAAGTTCGCCGCCATGAAGTTAATGGTCTGGTGACTAAATATGAGAACTGGGAATTCCTTTCAGCCATTATTGACGAGGATGGTATTGGCCGCGGGGTTGTTGGTCAAAACCTTAAAGATCATGAAATCAAAGCATTCCCGGCAGACGCCGTTATCATGGCGTCAGGAGGACCTGGAATTATTTTTGGTAAATCAACGAACTCTGTAATTAATACAGGTTCTGCTGCGGGTTCGCTTTATCAGCAGGGAGTAAAATATGCGAATGGTGAATTCATTCAGATTCACCCAACGGCTATTCCTGGTGATGATAAGCTGCGCCTAATGAGTGAGTCAGCTCGTGGTGAAGGTGGACGAATCTGGACTTATAAAGACGGTGAGCCGTGGTATTTCTTAGAGGAGAAGTACCCAGCATATGGTAACCTAGTGCCTCGTGATATCGCTACACGGGAAATTTTTGATGTGTGTGTAAATCAGAAGCTTGGTATCAATGGTGAAAACATGGTTTATCTTGATCTGTCTCATAAAGATCCTAAAGAGTTGGATGTTAAGTTAGGCGGAATAATTGAAATTTACGAAAAGTTTGTAGGAGACGATCCTAAGAAAGTACCGATGAAAATTTTCCCTGCCGTGCATTATTCTATGGGTGGTATGTGGGTAGATTTTGATCAAATGACGAATATTCCTGGTATTTTTGCTGCAGGAGAGTGTGATTATAGTCAACACGGTGGAAACCGCTTGGGAGCTAATTCATTGCTGTCTGCCATTTATGGCGGAATGGTAGCTGGACCTAACGCTGTTAAATATACAGAAGGGCTTGAAACCATATCTGATGATATGAGCTCATCTCTATTTGATGCAAAACTGAAAGAAGAGCAAGAGAAGTTTGAAAAGATTATGAGCATGGACGGCGACGAAAATGCCTACCAAATCCATAAAGAGCTTGGTGAATGGATGACAGACAACGTGACTGTTGTTCGGGAAAATGACAAGCTGCTTAAAACAGATGAAAAAATCGTTGAACTTATGGAACGATATGAACGAATTAATATTAATGATACATCACGCTGGAGTAACCAGGGAGCAATGTTTACACGTCAGCTTTGGAACATGCTTCAATTAGCCCGTGTGATTACACAGGGTGCCTACAATCGTAACGAAAGCCGCGGGGCTCACTACAAACCAGACTACCCTGAACGTAATGACGAAGAATTTTTAAAAACAACAATAGCAAGTTACGATAGAGAAAATAATAAACCTGTAATTAGCTATGAGAAAGTAGACACATCCTTACTCGAGCCGCGTAAACGCGATTACTCGAAAAGTAAATAA
- a CDS encoding succinate dehydrogenase cytochrome b558 subunit — protein sequence MAGTRGYVNRRLHSLLGVLPIGIFLIQHLTVNFFATRGPEAFNSAAHVMESLPYRYVLEIFVIFLPLLFHAIYGVYIAFTAKSNLSNFGFFRNWMFMLQRITGIITLIFIAWHVWETRIAIGLGWADLNYQLMEGILSEPFFFWFYIVGVISTTFHFSNGLWSFFVSWGITVSPRSQRIMTYASIIIFIAISYVGVRTLIQFAYGV from the coding sequence ATGGCAGGAACACGCGGATATGTTAACAGGAGATTACATTCATTATTAGGGGTACTCCCAATCGGGATATTTCTGATCCAGCACTTAACTGTGAACTTTTTTGCAACTCGTGGACCAGAGGCGTTTAACTCAGCAGCCCATGTAATGGAGAGCTTGCCTTATCGTTACGTACTGGAGATATTTGTTATCTTTTTACCACTATTATTCCATGCAATTTACGGAGTATATATTGCATTCACAGCGAAGAGTAATTTGTCGAACTTTGGTTTTTTCAGAAACTGGATGTTCATGTTACAACGTATTACTGGGATCATTACGCTTATTTTTATTGCGTGGCATGTATGGGAGACTCGAATTGCCATCGGACTAGGATGGGCAGACCTTAACTATCAGTTGATGGAAGGCATTCTTAGTGAGCCATTCTTTTTCTGGTTCTACATAGTAGGTGTCATCTCAACTACATTCCACTTCTCTAATGGGCTTTGGTCATTCTTTGTCAGCTGGGGTATTACAGTATCCCCGCGTTCACAGCGTATTATGACTTATGCGAGCATTATCATTTTCATAGCTATTTCCTATGTAGGTGTTCGTACTTTAATTCAGTTCGCTTATGGTGTTTAA
- a CDS encoding YslB family protein has product MRETAKLSTLNISSLVSTGAGFDLLRYYTLPDFLGKDAPYLLYFMGKNIARETTLETWDDLYEFFQYMGWGELQLIKEKKKEIIFHLSGHIIEKRLTQELYNVDFRLECGFLAQIIQVITSDTYECFEQVNKKENMVEITAIKG; this is encoded by the coding sequence ATGAGAGAAACAGCTAAGCTATCCACCCTCAACATCTCATCGCTAGTGTCTACTGGCGCAGGGTTTGATTTGCTGCGTTACTATACGTTGCCCGATTTTCTTGGAAAAGATGCCCCTTACCTCTTATATTTTATGGGGAAAAACATCGCTCGCGAAACAACCCTTGAGACATGGGATGACCTTTATGAATTTTTTCAATATATGGGGTGGGGTGAACTCCAGCTGATCAAAGAAAAGAAAAAAGAAATTATATTTCATTTATCAGGCCACATCATTGAAAAGCGTTTAACACAGGAACTATACAACGTTGATTTCCGATTAGAGTGCGGATTTTTAGCTCAGATAATCCAAGTTATTACCAGTGATACATATGAATGCTTTGAACAAGTAAATAAGAAAGAAAATATGGTTGAAATAACCGCGATTAAAGGATAG
- the uvrC gene encoding excinuclease ABC subunit UvrC, which translates to MNTTIKEKLAVLPDQPGCYLMKDKNDTIIYVGKSKVLKNRVRSYFTGAHDGKTQRLVREINDFEYIVTTSDMEALILEMNLIKKHDPKYNVLLKDDKSYPYLKVTAERHPRLIVTRKVKKDKGKYYGPYPNVIAARETKKLLDRLYPLRKCNTMPDRVCLYYHMHQCLGPCEFPVSEETNQEIVQNITSFLNGGHKEIKKDLQRQMYVASEELDFERAKELRDQIEHIESVMEQQKMTLNDEVDRDVFGYSYDKGWMCVQVFFIRQGKLIERDVALFPFFDDPEETFLSYIGRFYLHQNHPYPKQILVPVGTNREVLEGAIDTKVLIPMRGRKKELVELAKKNASIALEEKFALIERDEERTIKAVESLGNHLNIETPHRIEAFDNSNIQGTDPVSAMIAFIDGKPSKKDYRKYKVRDVKGPDDYDTMREVIRRRYTRVLKEGLPLPDLIVVDGGKGQMSAAMDILENELGLDIPLCGLAKDDQHKTSELLYGDPPVLVDLDRNSQEFYLVQRIQDEVHRFAISFHRQLRGKGAIQSELDDIPGVGQKRRRLLLRHFKSVKEIKEAAPMDLTRLGIPEPVADQILSHLNEEKPAE; encoded by the coding sequence ATGAACACAACTATTAAAGAAAAGTTAGCGGTTTTGCCTGATCAGCCAGGGTGTTATCTTATGAAAGATAAGAATGACACCATAATTTATGTAGGTAAATCTAAGGTACTCAAAAACCGGGTCCGTTCTTATTTTACCGGAGCTCATGATGGGAAAACCCAACGGCTTGTAAGAGAAATTAATGATTTTGAATATATCGTAACAACCTCAGATATGGAAGCTCTCATTTTGGAAATGAATTTAATAAAAAAGCATGATCCTAAATACAACGTGCTCTTAAAAGATGATAAATCTTACCCTTATCTAAAAGTTACGGCTGAAAGACATCCGAGGTTAATTGTTACGAGAAAAGTTAAAAAAGATAAAGGAAAATATTACGGCCCTTATCCTAATGTGATTGCAGCTAGGGAAACTAAAAAACTGCTGGACCGATTATATCCACTAAGAAAGTGTAACACTATGCCCGATCGTGTTTGCCTTTATTATCATATGCATCAATGTCTGGGTCCTTGTGAGTTTCCCGTGTCTGAAGAAACAAATCAGGAAATTGTACAGAATATTACGTCCTTTTTAAACGGAGGCCATAAAGAAATTAAGAAAGATTTGCAGCGGCAAATGTATGTGGCTTCTGAAGAACTAGATTTTGAAAGGGCAAAAGAATTACGAGATCAAATTGAACATATTGAATCAGTCATGGAGCAGCAGAAAATGACTTTAAATGATGAGGTAGACCGTGATGTATTCGGCTATTCTTATGATAAAGGGTGGATGTGTGTACAGGTATTTTTTATAAGACAAGGTAAATTGATTGAGCGTGATGTAGCTTTGTTTCCATTCTTTGATGATCCAGAAGAGACGTTTCTTAGTTATATTGGACGGTTCTATTTGCATCAGAACCACCCTTACCCGAAACAAATACTCGTGCCTGTAGGGACGAATAGAGAAGTATTAGAAGGAGCAATCGATACGAAGGTTCTCATTCCTATGAGAGGGAGAAAAAAAGAGTTAGTAGAATTAGCTAAGAAGAATGCAAGTATTGCTCTAGAAGAAAAGTTTGCTTTAATTGAGCGAGATGAGGAGCGGACGATTAAAGCTGTGGAGTCACTCGGCAATCATTTGAATATAGAAACTCCTCACCGTATTGAAGCCTTTGATAATTCAAATATCCAAGGGACCGATCCTGTTTCGGCTATGATTGCATTTATCGATGGAAAACCAAGTAAAAAGGACTATCGAAAATATAAAGTTCGTGATGTCAAGGGTCCTGATGATTATGACACAATGCGGGAAGTTATCCGCAGAAGGTATACTCGTGTACTAAAAGAAGGACTCCCCTTACCCGACCTTATTGTAGTAGACGGAGGGAAAGGGCAGATGAGTGCAGCTATGGACATTCTCGAAAATGAGCTTGGGCTGGATATTCCTTTATGTGGATTGGCAAAAGATGATCAGCATAAGACGAGTGAGCTTTTGTATGGAGACCCACCGGTGTTGGTTGATTTAGATAGAAATTCACAGGAATTTTATTTAGTGCAGCGAATTCAAGACGAAGTACACCGCTTTGCCATTTCTTTTCATAGACAACTGCGTGGTAAAGGCGCTATTCAATCCGAACTTGATGACATTCCTGGTGTCGGGCAAAAACGCAGAAGACTGCTGTTACGTCATTTCAAGTCTGTCAAAGAGATTAAAGAGGCAGCGCCAATGGACTTAACTCGCTTAGGAATACCGGAACCGGTAGCGGATCAAATATTAAGTCATCTAAATGAAGAGAAGCCAGCTGAGTAA
- the trxA gene encoding thioredoxin has protein sequence MAIVKGTDQNFTEETNEGLVIADFWAPWCGPCKMIAPVLEELNEEMSDQVKIVKLDVDENQETASKFGVMSIPTLLLFKDGKVVDQVIGFQPKEALAELVTKHS, from the coding sequence ATGGCAATTGTAAAAGGAACAGATCAGAATTTTACTGAAGAAACAAACGAAGGTCTTGTAATAGCAGATTTCTGGGCACCATGGTGTGGTCCTTGTAAAATGATCGCTCCAGTGCTTGAAGAACTAAATGAAGAAATGAGCGACCAAGTAAAAATAGTAAAATTGGATGTTGATGAAAACCAGGAAACAGCAAGTAAGTTCGGTGTTATGAGTATTCCAACACTACTTCTCTTTAAAGATGGAAAAGTCGTTGATCAAGTAATCGGCTTTCAACCTAAAGAAGCATTAGCTGAATTAGTTACTAAGCATTCTTAG
- a CDS encoding electron transfer flavoprotein subunit alpha/FixB family protein has protein sequence MGKKVLVIGEIREGALRNVTFEAIASARTVSDGGEVIGVLSGAGDLNEMGKEMVYYGADRVVTVSHDNLKTYTSEGHAQAIYPVIEEESPEGIIMGHTSQGKDLTPKLASKLESGLISDATEVAAEGGTIVFTRPIYSGKAFEKKEITDGLVFATIRPNNIPSLERNDALEGEVIAKDVDIKDIRTIIKDIIRKSSDGVDLSEAKVIVAGGRGVKSAEGFEPLDELAQVLGGTVGASRGACDAGYCDYSLQIGQTGKVVTPDLYIACGISGAIQHLAGMSNSKVIVAINKDPEANIFNVADYGIVGDLFDVVPKLVEEVKQLKVNA, from the coding sequence ATGGGTAAAAAGGTATTAGTAATCGGTGAAATACGTGAAGGGGCTCTTCGAAATGTCACCTTTGAGGCTATTGCTTCAGCAAGGACTGTTAGTGATGGAGGAGAAGTAATTGGTGTTCTAAGTGGTGCAGGAGATCTGAATGAGATGGGTAAGGAAATGGTGTACTACGGCGCTGACCGAGTTGTGACAGTTTCACACGATAATTTGAAAACGTATACATCTGAAGGTCATGCTCAAGCAATTTATCCTGTAATTGAAGAAGAGTCACCAGAAGGAATTATTATGGGACATACTTCACAAGGAAAGGATTTAACACCAAAACTTGCAAGCAAACTTGAATCCGGGCTGATTTCTGATGCTACAGAAGTTGCGGCTGAAGGCGGTACTATTGTATTCACTAGACCGATTTATTCAGGTAAAGCTTTTGAGAAGAAAGAAATCACAGATGGTTTGGTCTTTGCAACCATCCGTCCGAATAACATACCATCCCTTGAAAGGAATGATGCTTTAGAGGGAGAAGTTATTGCAAAGGATGTTGATATTAAGGATATTCGTACCATTATTAAGGATATCATTCGTAAATCATCTGATGGAGTCGATCTCTCCGAAGCTAAAGTTATTGTAGCTGGTGGACGCGGTGTGAAAAGTGCGGAAGGCTTCGAGCCACTTGATGAACTTGCTCAAGTTCTGGGTGGGACAGTAGGCGCTTCAAGAGGTGCATGTGATGCAGGCTACTGTGACTATTCACTGCAAATTGGCCAAACAGGTAAAGTGGTAACACCAGATTTGTATATTGCTTGTGGAATTTCGGGAGCAATTCAGCATTTAGCTGGTATGTCAAACTCTAAAGTAATAGTCGCAATCAACAAAGATCCAGAAGCTAATATCTTTAACGTTGCTGATTACGGAATTGTCGGGGATCTCTTTGATGTTGTGCCAAAACTTGTTGAAGAAGTGAAACAATTGAAAGTAAATGCATAA
- a CDS encoding electron transfer flavoprotein subunit beta/FixA family protein: protein MNIYVLLKRTFDTEEKISINSGRIEEDGAEFIINPYDEYAVEEAINLRDEHGGEVTVVTIGEEESEKQLRTALAMGADKAVLINTEDELEDGDQFSTVKILEAFFADREVDIILGGNVAIDEASGQVGPRLAERLDIPCVTTITSISVDGETVNIERDVEGDVEKVETSLPILVTCQQGLNEPRYPSLPGIMKAKKKPLEELEIDDLDLEEDDVEPKTKTTEIFLPPEKQAGKVLEGETEDQVKELVSLLKTEAKVL from the coding sequence ATGAATATTTATGTATTACTAAAACGTACTTTTGACACAGAAGAAAAAATTTCGATTAATAGCGGGCGCATTGAAGAGGATGGCGCAGAATTTATAATTAACCCTTACGACGAATACGCTGTCGAGGAAGCGATTAATCTCAGGGATGAACACGGTGGCGAAGTGACCGTTGTAACAATTGGAGAAGAGGAATCAGAGAAACAGCTGCGTACTGCCCTTGCAATGGGAGCAGATAAGGCGGTCTTAATAAATACGGAAGATGAATTAGAAGACGGTGATCAGTTCTCAACAGTCAAAATTTTAGAAGCATTTTTTGCTGATCGAGAAGTAGATATCATCTTAGGAGGAAACGTAGCCATCGATGAGGCAAGCGGGCAAGTGGGTCCTAGATTGGCTGAACGTTTGGATATCCCTTGTGTTACTACGATCACTAGTATATCGGTTGATGGTGAAACCGTTAACATTGAACGTGATGTGGAGGGGGATGTAGAGAAGGTAGAAACTTCATTGCCAATTCTAGTAACTTGTCAACAAGGTCTAAATGAACCTCGTTATCCTTCATTACCGGGAATCATGAAAGCTAAAAAGAAACCGCTTGAAGAGTTAGAGATTGATGATCTGGATCTAGAGGAAGATGATGTTGAGCCAAAAACAAAAACGACAGAAATCTTCTTACCACCTGAAAAACAAGCAGGCAAGGTGTTGGAAGGTGAAACAGAAGATCAAGTGAAAGAACTTGTATCCTTATTAAAAACTGAGGCGAAAGTACTTTAA
- a CDS encoding enoyl-CoA hydratase, which yields MSTVYLQKENHLARVTIQSPPANALSSTLLNDLSKVLDEVEMDKSIKAILIKGEDKFFSAGADIKEFTSLQGASDFEQLSRKGQQLFNRMESFHIPIIAAIHGAALGGGLELAMACHIRYVAEDAKLGLPELNLGILPGFAGSQRLPRYVGTAKAYEMILTGAPISGKEAVAAGLANQSFSVEELFEAAEKLTAQVSAKSGPAIHQIMKLIPYAHTGQFSDGNKAEAAAFGEVFGNEDAKEGIQAFIEKRKPAFKDQ from the coding sequence GTGTCTACCGTCTATTTGCAGAAAGAAAACCATCTTGCACGAGTTACGATTCAAAGTCCTCCAGCTAATGCTTTATCTAGTACACTATTAAATGATTTATCTAAAGTACTTGATGAAGTAGAGATGGATAAGAGCATTAAAGCTATCCTTATAAAAGGAGAGGATAAGTTCTTCTCAGCAGGTGCGGATATTAAGGAATTCACATCGTTACAGGGTGCCTCTGATTTTGAACAGCTCTCAAGGAAAGGCCAACAATTGTTTAATCGCATGGAAAGCTTTCACATCCCCATTATAGCTGCCATTCATGGGGCAGCGCTTGGAGGAGGTCTTGAGCTGGCAATGGCTTGTCACATACGCTACGTAGCAGAGGATGCGAAATTAGGGTTACCAGAGCTGAACTTAGGAATACTGCCCGGGTTTGCAGGCTCACAGCGCTTGCCTAGATATGTTGGTACTGCGAAGGCATATGAAATGATCCTGACAGGTGCTCCTATCAGTGGAAAAGAGGCAGTTGCTGCAGGGCTTGCTAATCAGAGCTTTTCTGTGGAAGAATTATTTGAAGCAGCAGAGAAACTCACTGCGCAGGTTTCAGCCAAAAGCGGTCCTGCTATTCATCAAATAATGAAATTAATTCCATATGCTCACACTGGTCAGTTTTCGGATGGTAACAAAGCTGAAGCGGCAGCGTTTGGTGAAGTCTTTGGCAATGAAGATGCTAAAGAAGGCATACAGGCATTTATTGAGAAAAGGAAACCAGCATTTAAAGACCAATAG
- a CDS encoding TetR/AcrR family transcriptional regulator, with translation MKKDKPKYKQIIDAAVVVIAENGYHSSQVSKIAKKAGVADGTIYLYFKNKEDILISLFQDKMGQFIERIEQETTSRQTAEEKLLTLVETHFEQLAADHHLAIVTQLELRQSNKELRSKINQVLKRYLAVIDQILEEGIEEGLFRDDLNRKLVRQLIFGMMDEAVTNWVMKDLRYDIGDQAKEVHSFIINGLALHKS, from the coding sequence ATGAAAAAAGATAAACCAAAATATAAACAGATTATCGACGCAGCGGTTGTCGTTATTGCTGAAAATGGGTACCACTCTTCGCAAGTTTCAAAAATCGCCAAAAAAGCGGGGGTGGCTGATGGGACCATTTACCTCTATTTTAAAAATAAAGAGGATATTTTAATCTCTTTATTTCAGGATAAAATGGGACAGTTCATTGAAAGAATTGAGCAAGAAACAACTTCGAGGCAGACAGCTGAAGAGAAACTGCTTACCCTGGTGGAAACTCATTTCGAGCAGCTGGCTGCCGATCATCACTTAGCAATTGTTACGCAGCTGGAACTTCGGCAATCCAATAAAGAATTACGGTCTAAGATTAATCAAGTGTTAAAGAGGTATTTAGCCGTGATTGATCAAATATTGGAAGAAGGAATAGAAGAGGGGCTGTTTCGTGATGATTTAAACCGGAAACTCGTTCGTCAGCTTATTTTCGGCATGATGGATGAAGCGGTAACCAATTGGGTTATGAAAGACCTTCGTTATGACATAGGAGATCAAGCTAAAGAAGTCCATAGTTTTATTATCAACGGACTGGCATTGCATAAATCGTAA
- a CDS encoding long-chain-fatty-acid--CoA ligase produces the protein MESGRRPWLKNYPPEIPASVDYDKRPLHSFLEESVMLYGKKKALYFMGKEMTFQEIFDETRSFASYLQKLGLEKGDRVSVMLPNCPQSVIAYYAILMSGGIVVQTNPLYMERELEYQLKDSGAKMIVCLDILYPKAANVKPNTSLEHIIVTGVKDYLPFPKNKLYPFVQKRQHQVLVKPEQSSDTHLWKHILDNSSGQVSPVEVDPVEDIALLQYTGGTTGSPKGVMLSHYNLVVNTQMAMAWMHKCEKGKEVVLAVLPFFHVYGMTSVMNLSVMMGSKMILVPKFDPGNVLKTIEKQRPSLFPGAPTIYIALLNHPDLKKYDLSSIEACISGSAPLPVEVQEKFESVTGGRLVEGYGLTETSPVTHSNFIWGNRISGSIGVPWPNTEAKIVSMETDQEVPIGEVGEIVIKGPQVMKGYWNRKEDTDQVLSEEGWFRTGDMGRMDEDGYFFVVDRKKDMIIAGGYNIYPREVEETLYEHESVQEAVIIGVPDAYRGETVKAFIVIKQNHNVTEEELNEFCRKRMAAFKVPRIYEFRDELPKTAVGKILRRTLVDEENKKMEENNLQNS, from the coding sequence ATGGAGAGTGGTCGACGTCCCTGGCTCAAAAATTATCCGCCTGAAATTCCTGCATCAGTAGACTATGATAAACGTCCGCTTCACAGCTTTTTGGAGGAAAGCGTAATGCTATACGGCAAAAAGAAAGCGCTTTACTTCATGGGGAAGGAAATGACCTTTCAGGAGATTTTTGACGAGACCCGAAGCTTTGCGAGTTACTTGCAGAAGTTAGGGTTAGAAAAAGGCGATCGTGTATCCGTAATGCTGCCTAACTGTCCTCAATCAGTGATCGCTTATTATGCGATCTTAATGTCTGGCGGTATTGTAGTTCAGACCAACCCATTGTATATGGAGCGAGAACTTGAATACCAGTTGAAGGATTCCGGGGCAAAGATGATTGTCTGTCTGGATATTTTATATCCGAAAGCGGCAAATGTTAAACCGAACACCTCTCTGGAACATATTATCGTTACTGGTGTGAAGGATTACCTCCCTTTTCCGAAGAACAAACTATATCCTTTCGTGCAAAAGCGGCAGCATCAGGTCCTCGTTAAACCTGAGCAATCATCCGACACTCATTTGTGGAAGCATATTTTGGATAATAGCAGTGGGCAAGTATCTCCAGTGGAAGTAGATCCGGTTGAGGATATAGCCCTGTTACAATACACAGGCGGTACTACGGGGTCTCCAAAAGGGGTAATGCTAAGTCACTATAATTTAGTTGTAAACACACAGATGGCAATGGCATGGATGCATAAGTGTGAAAAGGGCAAAGAAGTAGTTCTTGCCGTCTTACCATTCTTTCATGTTTACGGGATGACCTCTGTAATGAATCTGTCTGTTATGATGGGTTCAAAAATGATTTTAGTGCCTAAATTTGATCCAGGAAATGTGCTGAAAACTATAGAAAAGCAGAGGCCCTCCCTATTTCCGGGTGCCCCAACTATTTATATAGCCCTCTTAAATCATCCCGACTTGAAAAAGTATGATCTATCATCTATCGAGGCTTGTATTAGCGGATCTGCACCGCTTCCCGTTGAAGTGCAGGAGAAATTTGAAAGCGTTACCGGAGGGAGACTGGTAGAGGGTTATGGCTTAACAGAAACATCTCCTGTAACACATTCAAATTTTATTTGGGGAAATCGTATAAGCGGAAGTATTGGAGTACCATGGCCGAATACCGAAGCTAAGATTGTCAGTATGGAAACGGATCAAGAAGTTCCCATAGGGGAGGTAGGAGAAATTGTCATAAAAGGTCCGCAAGTCATGAAAGGGTATTGGAACCGAAAAGAGGACACGGATCAAGTACTCAGTGAAGAAGGCTGGTTCCGTACTGGTGATATGGGGCGGATGGATGAAGATGGTTATTTCTTTGTCGTTGACCGGAAGAAAGACATGATTATTGCTGGAGGCTACAATATTTACCCTCGCGAAGTTGAAGAAACCCTTTATGAGCATGAGTCAGTTCAAGAAGCAGTTATTATCGGAGTGCCGGACGCCTATCGAGGGGAAACCGTTAAAGCATTTATAGTGATAAAGCAGAACCATAACGTAACAGAGGAAGAATTGAATGAGTTCTGCCGTAAACGTATGGCAGCATTTAAAGTTCCGCGTATTTATGAATTCCGTGATGAACTGCCTAAAACAGCGGTGGGCAAAATCCTACGTCGGACACTTGTTGACGAAGAGAATAAGAAGATGGAAGAAAACAATCTGCAAAACTCATAG